The Sporocytophaga myxococcoides genome contains a region encoding:
- a CDS encoding YfhO family protein, which yields MQTNYFKENVLPHLLAFAAFLVIIFIYFSPVFSNKSLAQNDMIQTIGALKESVDFEKKTGEEILWSNSTFSGMPVWRGYGTNIFIKANHFINNIIPTPVLLCILGFLGFYILLHIYGLNYWLCFAGGLAYTFSSYNLISIEAGHINKVFDMMLMAPVLAGVILTYRRNMVSGAALTILFLALQIFYSHVQINYYLLIMIIFIVIAEFIRSLKEKQLKRFFIASFILAVCAIISIGPNFSRLWTMSEYSKATPRGGSDLQAKKSQGDGLDKDYALSWSNGVMETMTLFIPSFYGGSSHEPLSTSSATYKTLISNGVDKRQAKEYISGMPLYWGDQPFTSGPIYFGAIVCFLFVLGLVLIKGPIKWWIIPITVLSITLSWGKNFELLTNLFFDYVPLYNKFRSVTMILTMAEITFPLLGFIVLKKIFDGELSKDEIQKGLKISLGITGGIALFFAILGGAFFDFSSATDAQVPQWLSESLKEDRASNLRMDAFRSLFFVVAAAAVIWLYINDKLKSTVCYLAISALVLIDLWSIDKRYLDNSDFRKKENYEESIFVPTQADEIIQKDPDTYFRVFNVTANPFSDAITSYFHKSIGGYSAIKLARYQDLIDSCLSKNNMSVLNMLNTKYFIFPDKQTNQPMVQNNPGALGNAWFVDNIRIVPGPDEELIGLKNFNPAETAIVDKRFEEYVKGINPKKDTTATIELIDYHPNHLKFEAETNSDQLAVFSDVYYQPGWNAYIDGKPVEHIRVNYILRALKIPTGKHEILFKFEPRSYIVGEKISRIGSILFLVSIISLLGFQIIQVRKNNKERS from the coding sequence TGATTCAAACTATCGGTGCTCTAAAAGAATCTGTTGATTTTGAAAAGAAAACAGGAGAAGAAATATTATGGTCAAACAGTACATTTAGTGGTATGCCAGTGTGGAGAGGTTATGGTACAAATATATTCATCAAAGCAAATCATTTTATAAATAACATCATTCCTACCCCTGTTTTACTTTGCATTCTCGGGTTTCTTGGATTTTACATTCTATTACATATATATGGACTTAATTACTGGCTGTGCTTTGCCGGTGGTCTTGCATATACATTTTCATCCTATAACTTAATAAGCATTGAAGCAGGTCATATAAACAAGGTATTTGACATGATGTTGATGGCTCCGGTTCTGGCAGGGGTTATTCTTACCTACAGGAGAAATATGGTGTCAGGTGCTGCTCTTACTATTCTGTTCCTTGCCCTTCAAATTTTTTACAGCCACGTACAGATCAATTATTACCTTCTGATAATGATCATATTTATAGTCATTGCTGAGTTTATAAGATCACTAAAGGAAAAACAACTTAAAAGATTCTTTATTGCATCATTTATATTGGCAGTTTGCGCCATCATCAGCATAGGACCCAACTTTTCAAGATTGTGGACTATGTCTGAATATTCCAAAGCTACTCCAAGAGGAGGATCTGATTTGCAAGCCAAAAAATCACAAGGGGATGGTCTCGATAAAGATTATGCTCTGAGCTGGAGTAACGGAGTAATGGAAACTATGACTTTATTCATCCCATCATTTTATGGTGGAAGTTCTCATGAACCGTTAAGCACTAGCTCTGCAACCTATAAAACCCTCATTTCAAATGGTGTAGATAAGCGCCAGGCTAAGGAATATATCTCAGGGATGCCTTTATATTGGGGCGATCAGCCTTTTACTTCGGGACCAATTTATTTTGGTGCAATAGTTTGCTTCCTCTTTGTATTAGGCCTTGTACTTATAAAAGGGCCAATTAAATGGTGGATTATTCCAATAACAGTTTTATCTATTACTCTTTCATGGGGTAAGAATTTTGAACTCCTAACTAATTTATTTTTTGATTATGTTCCACTTTATAATAAATTCCGAAGTGTAACAATGATTCTTACTATGGCGGAAATAACATTTCCTCTGCTGGGATTTATTGTATTAAAAAAGATATTTGATGGAGAGCTAAGTAAAGATGAAATACAAAAAGGACTTAAAATTTCTTTGGGTATTACAGGAGGGATAGCATTATTTTTTGCAATTCTTGGAGGTGCATTTTTTGATTTTTCAAGCGCTACAGATGCGCAAGTACCTCAATGGCTTTCTGAATCTTTAAAAGAAGACAGAGCGTCAAATTTAAGAATGGATGCTTTCAGGTCCTTATTCTTCGTGGTTGCAGCAGCGGCTGTTATTTGGCTTTACATCAATGATAAACTAAAATCCACCGTATGTTACCTTGCAATATCTGCTCTTGTACTCATCGATTTATGGAGTATAGATAAAAGGTACTTAGACAATAGCGATTTTAGGAAAAAAGAAAATTATGAAGAGTCAATCTTTGTTCCAACTCAAGCGGATGAAATTATTCAAAAAGATCCTGACACATATTTCAGAGTCTTTAATGTAACTGCTAATCCATTTTCAGATGCCATAACATCATATTTTCACAAATCAATTGGTGGGTACAGCGCAATCAAACTGGCAAGGTATCAGGACCTGATTGATTCCTGCTTAAGCAAAAACAACATGTCTGTGCTGAATATGCTCAATACAAAATATTTTATTTTTCCTGATAAGCAAACTAATCAGCCTATGGTTCAAAATAACCCAGGCGCTCTGGGCAATGCCTGGTTTGTAGATAATATAAGAATAGTACCCGGACCAGATGAAGAATTAATTGGGTTGAAAAATTTTAACCCAGCCGAAACTGCTATTGTGGATAAAAGGTTTGAAGAATATGTAAAAGGGATTAACCCTAAAAAAGACACCACCGCAACTATAGAGTTGATTGATTATCATCCAAATCATTTGAAATTTGAAGCAGAAACCAATAGTGATCAACTTGCTGTGTTCTCTGATGTATATTACCAACCCGGATGGAATGCCTATATAGACGGAAAACCTGTAGAACATATCAGAGTCAATTATATATTGAGAGCGTTGAAGATTCCCACAGGGAAACATGAAATTTTATTCAAATTCGAACCTAGATCTTATATAGTTGGAGAAAAAATTTCAAGAATTGGTTCCATACTATTCTTAGTTTCGATTATCTCCCTGTTAGGATTCCAGATCATTCAGGTAAGAAAGAATAATAAAGAGAGATCATAA
- a CDS encoding NAD-dependent epimerase/dehydratase family protein, with the protein MNIAVITGSAGLIGSEAVGFFSDKFDLILGVDNDMRQYFFGKNASTDWNRQRLESSYKNYIHHALDIRNQSELDKLFSQYGKDIKLVLHTAAQPSHDWAAKEPFTDFTVNANGTLNMLEMTRKYCDEAVFVFTSTNKVYGDTPNFLPLVELENRWEISEDHAYFKNGIDEHMTIDQSTHSVFGASKVAADILVQEYGRYFGLKTGVFRGGCLTGPNHSGTQLHGFLSYLMKCAITGEHYTIFGYKGKQVRDNIHSYDLINMFWHFYQAPRQGEVYNAGGGRFANCSMKEAILVCEEITGKKMNYSYSENSRVGDHIWYISDLTKFKNHYPGWNYKYDLTTTLEEIFNGLKSRV; encoded by the coding sequence ATGAATATAGCGGTGATTACTGGCTCGGCCGGATTGATAGGAAGTGAAGCAGTAGGTTTTTTTAGTGATAAGTTTGATTTGATATTAGGTGTAGACAATGACATGAGGCAGTATTTTTTCGGAAAAAATGCTTCAACAGATTGGAATAGGCAAAGACTCGAATCTTCTTATAAAAATTATATTCACCACGCTCTTGATATCAGAAATCAGTCAGAATTAGATAAGCTATTCTCTCAATATGGCAAGGATATCAAACTTGTTTTGCACACTGCTGCTCAACCAAGTCATGATTGGGCTGCTAAAGAGCCATTTACTGATTTTACAGTAAATGCCAATGGTACTTTGAATATGCTGGAAATGACCAGGAAGTATTGTGATGAAGCCGTTTTTGTTTTTACTTCCACCAATAAGGTATATGGAGATACACCTAATTTTCTTCCTTTAGTGGAATTAGAAAACAGGTGGGAAATAAGTGAAGATCATGCATACTTCAAAAATGGAATAGATGAACATATGACTATTGATCAGTCTACTCATTCGGTTTTTGGAGCGTCTAAAGTAGCCGCAGATATATTGGTACAGGAATATGGTAGATATTTTGGACTGAAAACCGGCGTATTCAGAGGGGGATGTCTTACAGGGCCAAACCATTCAGGTACACAATTACATGGTTTTCTTTCTTATTTGATGAAATGTGCAATTACAGGAGAACATTATACTATCTTTGGCTATAAGGGAAAGCAAGTCAGAGATAATATACATAGCTATGATTTGATTAATATGTTCTGGCATTTTTATCAAGCTCCTCGTCAGGGTGAAGTATACAATGCAGGAGGAGGGAGATTTGCCAATTGCTCCATGAAAGAAGCTATTCTGGTTTGTGAAGAAATTACAGGGAAGAAAATGAATTATTCATATTCTGAAAACTCTCGTGTTGGCGATCATATCTGGTATATAAGTGATTTAACAAAATTTAAAAATCATTATCCTGGCTGGAATTATAAATATGATCTCACGACTACCTTAGAAGAAATTTTCAATGGTTTGAAAAGTAGAGTTTAG
- a CDS encoding DUF5672 family protein: protein MTGKENIVVIIPVYKEELSDGEKISFMQGCRILGDYDIILVAPLSLDLNNYFSIAGNTPLKIERFPSEYFKGIKGYNRLLLGSEFYKRFLSYEYMLIYQLDAFVFNNSLIDWCKKDFDYIGAPFMDPDWIKKLEIKLHFPVGRWINRVGNGGLSLRRVSKFYRGARLLFPLAYLWKYNEDFFWTSVAARILPSFKIPDFSTALQFAFEERPSAAFRMNNSNLPFGVHAWEKYEPEFWKDYIESFGYQIKD, encoded by the coding sequence TTGACTGGGAAAGAAAATATTGTAGTTATAATTCCTGTATATAAAGAGGAACTTTCGGACGGAGAAAAAATTTCTTTTATGCAGGGATGTAGAATACTGGGAGATTATGATATCATTTTAGTCGCTCCCTTATCGCTTGACTTAAACAATTATTTTTCAATAGCCGGAAACACTCCTCTTAAAATAGAGAGGTTTCCATCAGAGTATTTTAAGGGAATAAAAGGATATAACCGCCTGCTACTGGGGAGCGAATTTTATAAAAGATTTTTATCATATGAATATATGCTCATCTATCAGTTGGATGCCTTTGTGTTCAATAATTCTTTAATAGATTGGTGCAAAAAAGACTTTGACTATATTGGAGCTCCATTTATGGATCCCGATTGGATAAAGAAATTGGAAATAAAGCTACATTTTCCCGTTGGAAGATGGATTAATAGGGTAGGGAATGGAGGCCTTTCATTGAGAAGAGTAAGTAAGTTTTATAGAGGAGCAAGGCTGTTGTTTCCACTTGCATATCTCTGGAAATACAATGAAGATTTTTTTTGGACCTCAGTAGCTGCCAGAATTTTACCTTCATTTAAAATCCCTGATTTTTCTACAGCCCTTCAATTCGCTTTTGAAGAGCGTCCTTCAGCAGCCTTCCGGATGAACAATTCTAATTTGCCATTCGGTGTGCATGCTTGGGAAAAATATGAACCTGAATTCTGGAAGGATTATATCGAAAGTTTTGGCTATCAGATCAAAGACTAA
- a CDS encoding cytidylyltransferase domain-containing protein, with amino-acid sequence MKKVGIVTQARMTSTRLPGKILKEINGKSLLLYHLERLATTGLPVIIATTENVTDDPVVEFSKKNCIPYHRGSENNVLSRYYNAAVENSLDVIVRVTSDCPLIDGQLIRAGINRYLEEGNESTYLSNVLKRYFPRGFDFEIFSFSLLKDAFMNAQTTSDLEHVTPYINQNKSGKVNFLDVVDSEDNSDIRITVDTPEDFLLLDKLIKNYSADVLSGKEITKLFRKFPELMQINAHIEQKKL; translated from the coding sequence ATGAAAAAGGTTGGAATTGTTACTCAAGCGAGGATGACCAGCACCAGACTGCCTGGGAAAATTCTTAAAGAAATAAATGGAAAGTCCCTTCTTCTTTATCATCTTGAAAGACTTGCCACTACCGGCCTCCCGGTCATAATTGCCACAACAGAAAATGTTACTGATGATCCAGTTGTGGAATTTTCGAAAAAAAATTGTATACCCTATCACAGGGGATCGGAAAATAACGTATTAAGTCGGTATTATAACGCAGCTGTGGAAAACAGCCTGGATGTGATTGTAAGGGTAACCAGCGATTGTCCTCTAATTGATGGACAGCTTATTCGTGCTGGAATAAACAGATATTTGGAAGAAGGTAATGAAAGTACATATCTGTCCAATGTATTAAAAAGGTACTTTCCCCGCGGATTTGATTTCGAAATATTTTCGTTTTCTTTATTAAAAGATGCTTTTATGAATGCTCAGACAACTTCAGATCTGGAGCATGTAACTCCCTATATCAATCAGAACAAATCAGGCAAAGTCAACTTTCTGGATGTAGTGGATTCAGAAGATAATTCGGATATCCGAATTACAGTTGATACTCCTGAAGATTTTTTGTTGCTTGATAAATTAATAAAAAATTATTCGGCAGATGTTTTGTCAGGTAAGGAGATAACAAAATTATTTAGAAAATTTCCTGAACTGATGCAAATAAATGCTCACATAGAACAAAAGAAGCTTTGA
- a CDS encoding FkbM family methyltransferase — protein MKSILQIIFRNQVYLTKGKGISILDKLKLKAQARYKSTEIKFFGTPFYISDASSFVSMYEEIFIKKIYEFKSISSQPLIIDCGSNIGVSILYFKRLYPNAEIIGFEPDPTIFKLLKSNIENQELDKVDLRQQAVWKNSEPLIFQSQGGLSGHISQEGEFNNVTKIDAFRLKDLLESKAAIDFLKIDIEGAEYEVLKDCKDVLRSVKNIFVEYHSLEKENQKLDEVLKILSDSGFRYHIQEAFTSSQPYMHVNTMCEMDLQLNIFGFRN, from the coding sequence ATGAAATCCATTCTTCAGATAATTTTTAGAAATCAGGTTTATTTAACCAAAGGAAAAGGAATATCTATTCTGGATAAACTTAAGTTGAAAGCTCAGGCCAGGTATAAATCAACTGAAATAAAATTTTTTGGAACCCCATTTTATATTAGTGATGCTTCTTCTTTTGTGTCAATGTATGAAGAGATATTTATAAAAAAAATTTATGAGTTTAAATCCATTTCATCCCAACCTCTTATTATAGACTGTGGGTCCAATATTGGCGTAAGTATTCTTTACTTTAAGAGGCTATATCCTAATGCAGAGATAATAGGTTTTGAACCGGATCCGACCATATTTAAACTTTTAAAATCTAACATTGAAAATCAGGAATTAGACAAGGTTGATCTAAGACAGCAGGCTGTCTGGAAGAATAGTGAACCACTGATCTTCCAAAGTCAGGGAGGTTTGTCTGGGCATATTTCTCAGGAAGGAGAATTTAATAATGTTACTAAAATAGATGCTTTCAGATTGAAGGATTTACTTGAATCAAAAGCTGCTATAGACTTTCTAAAAATTGACATAGAGGGAGCAGAATATGAGGTTCTGAAGGATTGTAAAGATGTCTTACGGAGTGTTAAAAATATTTTTGTTGAATACCATTCATTGGAAAAAGAGAACCAAAAGCTAGATGAAGTTCTTAAGATTCTTTCTGATTCTGGTTTCAGGTATCACATTCAAGAGGCATTTACTTCCTCTCAACCATATATGCATGTTAATACAATGTGTGAGATGGATCTGCAGTTAAATATTTTTGGGTTTAGAAATTAA
- the pseC gene encoding UDP-4-amino-4,6-dideoxy-N-acetyl-beta-L-altrosamine transaminase, producing MNNIPYGRQHITEEDIAAVTKVLKSDFLTQGPSIEEFEKKFAEYIGVKYAIAVANGTAALHLCTMALGVKEGDKVLTTPITFAASANCVKYCGGDVDFSDIDSKSYLLDLNKIEDKLKKSPDKYKGIIPVDFAGAAVNLESLKYIADKYNLWIIEDACHAPGGFFTDSKGIQQNCGNGNFADLAIFSFHPVKHIATGEGGMITTNRKDLYEKILLLRTHGITKNPSQMSKVDGGWYYEMTELGYNYRLSDIQAALGVSQLSRAGLGLARRKEIASEYERAFKNLNLITPINDKGHAYHLYVIQIEDRKGLYDYLRTKNIFCQVHYIPVHTMPYYQSLGWKKGAMPIAENYYEKCLSIPMYPTLTKEEQQRVIDAVTEYVK from the coding sequence ATGAATAATATCCCATACGGAAGACAACATATAACAGAGGAAGACATCGCAGCAGTAACAAAGGTCCTTAAATCTGATTTTTTAACTCAGGGACCAAGTATTGAAGAATTTGAAAAGAAGTTCGCTGAATATATAGGCGTTAAATATGCAATCGCAGTTGCAAACGGAACAGCAGCCTTGCATCTTTGTACAATGGCTTTAGGTGTGAAAGAGGGGGATAAGGTTTTAACAACACCCATTACTTTTGCAGCTTCTGCCAATTGTGTGAAATATTGCGGAGGAGATGTGGATTTTTCGGATATTGATTCAAAGAGTTACTTACTCGATTTGAATAAGATTGAAGACAAATTAAAGAAGTCTCCGGATAAATATAAAGGAATTATACCTGTAGATTTCGCAGGAGCAGCAGTAAATCTTGAATCATTAAAATATATTGCCGATAAATATAACCTTTGGATCATTGAGGATGCCTGTCACGCTCCGGGTGGATTTTTTACGGATAGCAAAGGAATCCAGCAAAACTGTGGAAATGGTAATTTTGCCGATTTAGCAATCTTTTCATTTCATCCTGTAAAACATATTGCAACAGGAGAAGGAGGAATGATTACAACAAACCGAAAAGATTTGTATGAGAAGATATTATTACTAAGAACTCATGGCATAACTAAAAATCCATCTCAAATGTCAAAAGTTGATGGAGGATGGTATTATGAAATGACTGAACTTGGATATAACTATCGCTTATCAGATATACAGGCAGCTCTGGGAGTTTCCCAATTATCCAGGGCCGGTTTAGGGTTAGCCAGGAGAAAAGAAATTGCTTCCGAGTATGAAAGAGCATTTAAAAATCTTAATTTAATTACTCCTATTAATGATAAGGGGCATGCCTATCATCTTTATGTGATTCAGATTGAAGACAGAAAGGGATTGTATGATTATCTTCGTACTAAAAATATCTTTTGTCAGGTTCATTATATTCCTGTTCATACAATGCCATATTATCAAAGTTTAGGATGGAAAAAAGGAGCTATGCCAATTGCAGAAAATTATTATGAAAAATGCCTGAGCATCCCGATGTATCCTACTTTGACGAAAGAAGAACAACAAAGAGTCATCGATGCTGTGACTGAATATGTTAAGTAG
- the pseG gene encoding UDP-2,4-diacetamido-2,4,6-trideoxy-beta-L-altropyranose hydrolase, whose protein sequence is MTIHFRADGDSNIGLGHIIRSVALADMLKADFNCQFLIQDPSDKISLLILNAGYGLQKLPITKDYAAEAEAIAETYINNGDIVVLDGYHFDINYHRKIRKKGAKLVCIDDLHEQGFDADAIINHSEGIFPADYRAPFYTRFFLGSKYALLRRPFVVASKSQRKIDNINTIFVNLGGADPDNITLGVLKKLDKVASAKKIHVVLGGAYLHRNTLDSYQTNSKVKLHHDLTAEKMCELMQDSQAAVCSASTVACEYSSVGGILLVIKTVENQKLMYDFLLKKGLAADFKDLQNVLSQPDFDMVKNQRKYFDGNSPLRLKQVFDSLLLEESITIRSAEEKDVMTYFEWANDKEVRQNSINKENIKLEDHLNWFNSKIKSENHFFCIAENSKGEALGQVRFDKKENETWLINFSIDRDERGKGIGEIMLHKSMAMIRKDINASLFMAYVSIHNTSSLSIFNKLGFIKLRQERIGNEDYFYFEKE, encoded by the coding sequence ATGACCATTCACTTCAGGGCAGACGGTGATTCAAATATTGGCTTAGGGCATATTATAAGATCAGTAGCTTTGGCAGATATGCTGAAAGCTGATTTTAATTGTCAGTTTCTGATTCAGGATCCCTCTGATAAAATTTCCTTATTAATATTAAATGCCGGTTATGGCTTGCAGAAGCTTCCAATAACAAAGGATTATGCAGCAGAAGCCGAAGCAATTGCTGAGACTTATATTAATAATGGAGACATTGTTGTTCTGGATGGATATCATTTTGATATTAATTATCACAGGAAAATACGAAAGAAAGGGGCAAAGCTTGTTTGTATAGATGATCTCCATGAACAGGGGTTTGACGCTGATGCGATCATTAACCACTCTGAAGGAATTTTTCCTGCTGACTATCGGGCTCCATTTTATACCAGATTTTTTTTAGGAAGCAAATATGCTTTGTTGAGGAGACCCTTTGTTGTCGCTTCTAAAAGCCAACGAAAAATAGACAATATAAATACAATTTTTGTAAATCTTGGAGGAGCGGATCCTGATAATATTACTCTGGGTGTACTGAAAAAGTTGGATAAGGTAGCCTCAGCTAAGAAAATACATGTTGTACTGGGAGGTGCTTATCTTCATAGGAATACATTGGACTCTTATCAGACTAATTCAAAAGTCAAGCTACATCATGACCTTACGGCAGAAAAGATGTGCGAACTGATGCAAGATTCTCAAGCTGCAGTTTGTTCAGCAAGTACAGTTGCTTGTGAATATTCATCTGTAGGAGGAATTTTACTTGTAATCAAAACAGTAGAAAATCAAAAGTTAATGTATGATTTTCTATTAAAAAAAGGACTCGCAGCCGATTTTAAAGATCTTCAAAATGTGCTTTCCCAGCCTGATTTTGATATGGTCAAAAATCAAAGAAAATATTTTGATGGAAATTCTCCTTTGAGATTAAAACAAGTATTTGATAGCCTTTTGCTTGAAGAATCAATTACAATTCGAAGTGCAGAAGAAAAAGATGTCATGACTTATTTTGAATGGGCAAACGATAAAGAGGTAAGGCAAAATTCAATTAATAAAGAAAATATTAAACTGGAGGACCATTTAAACTGGTTTAACAGTAAAATAAAAAGCGAAAATCACTTTTTTTGTATAGCTGAAAATAGCAAAGGAGAAGCGCTGGGGCAGGTTAGATTCGACAAGAAGGAAAATGAAACCTGGTTAATCAACTTTTCAATAGATCGGGATGAAAGAGGCAAAGGTATAGGAGAGATCATGCTGCATAAAAGTATGGCAATGATTAGAAAAGATATAAATGCTTCATTATTTATGGCTTATGTTAGTATTCATAATACTTCTTCCCTTTCCATTTTTAATAAACTAGGATTCATAAAACTTCGACAGGAGAGGATAGGTAATGAAGACTATTTTTATTTTGAAAAGGAATAG
- the pseI gene encoding pseudaminic acid synthase, producing MEIKIANKEIGDSSPVFIIAELSANHGQQLNVALDTVKAARDTGADAIKLQHYLPDTITLNCDNQYFQIKQGTIWDGTTLHKLYQEAYMPWEWTEAIMKTAEECGLICFSSPFDSTAVDLLETFDVPAYKIASFEINDIPLIKLVASKGKPVIISTGIATLADIELAVKTCRDAGNNQIALLKCTSAYPALPEEMNLRTIPNLKETFNVVTGLSDHTLGIGVPVASVALGAKIIEKHFILDKSLGGPDASFSLNPVQFTEMVNAVREVEKALGTVNYDLSAKSIKNKEFSRSLFIVKDVKEGELVSKENVKSIRPGFGMHTKHYETVLGMRFRKDLSKGTPLSFDQLS from the coding sequence ATGGAGATAAAAATTGCAAATAAGGAAATAGGTGACAGTTCTCCGGTATTTATCATTGCAGAACTTTCTGCAAATCATGGACAACAATTAAATGTAGCACTGGATACGGTTAAAGCTGCCAGAGATACCGGGGCAGATGCAATAAAGCTTCAGCATTATTTGCCTGATACGATTACGCTAAATTGCGACAATCAGTATTTCCAGATAAAACAGGGAACAATCTGGGATGGAACAACGCTACATAAATTATATCAGGAAGCATACATGCCTTGGGAATGGACTGAAGCTATAATGAAAACGGCAGAAGAATGTGGTCTTATTTGTTTCTCCTCTCCATTTGATTCAACAGCAGTAGATCTTTTGGAAACGTTTGATGTTCCGGCTTATAAGATTGCAAGCTTTGAGATAAATGATATTCCATTAATAAAATTAGTAGCATCCAAAGGCAAACCTGTTATTATTTCCACAGGTATTGCAACTCTCGCAGACATTGAGTTAGCTGTCAAAACGTGCAGAGATGCAGGAAATAATCAGATTGCCCTGCTAAAATGTACTTCTGCTTATCCAGCCTTGCCTGAAGAAATGAATCTAAGAACAATTCCTAATCTGAAAGAAACATTTAACGTTGTTACAGGCCTTTCAGATCATACTCTAGGGATTGGTGTACCAGTGGCTTCAGTAGCTCTTGGAGCTAAAATTATTGAGAAGCATTTTATATTGGATAAATCATTAGGAGGGCCTGATGCTTCATTTTCACTAAATCCAGTGCAATTTACAGAGATGGTGAACGCTGTCAGGGAAGTTGAAAAGGCTTTAGGAACTGTGAATTATGATCTTTCTGCAAAGTCTATAAAAAACAAAGAGTTCTCCCGGTCTTTGTTTATTGTGAAAGATGTTAAAGAAGGAGAATTGGTGAGTAAAGAAAATGTCAAATCAATTCGTCCTGGATTCGGTATGCATACTAAGCATTATGAAACTGTTTTAGGCATGCGATTTCGAAAAGATCTATCCAAAGGAACACCACTGAGTTTTGATCAATTAAGTTAA
- the pseB gene encoding UDP-N-acetylglucosamine 4,6-dehydratase (inverting): protein MLDLNNASILITGGTGSFGKKFIEILLKKYPNIKRLVVFSRDELKQFEMSQIFPTEKYKCLRYFIGDVRDRDRLMRAFEGVDIVIHAAALKQVPAAEYNPMECIKTNVLGAENIIEAALDKGVKRVVALSTDKAAAPINLYGATKLCSDKLFVAANNMKGSRDIKFSVVRYGNVIGSRGSVVPFFLNQKKKGLLPITDPNMTRFNISLEEGVDLVLYALENSWGGEIFVPKLPSFKVTDLAEAVGPECEKKIVGIRPGEKIHEEMITETDSFSTVEFDKYYVIKPSTPLWDENEWMKTFNGKPVEQGFKYSSGNNNWWLNVEELRGQIRQHVDPNFTV from the coding sequence ATGTTAGATTTGAATAATGCCTCGATTTTGATAACAGGAGGTACGGGTTCTTTCGGGAAAAAATTTATCGAAATCCTGCTTAAAAAATATCCTAATATTAAAAGACTGGTAGTTTTTTCCAGAGATGAGTTAAAACAGTTTGAGATGTCTCAGATATTTCCAACAGAGAAATATAAATGTTTAAGATATTTTATCGGGGATGTAAGAGATAGAGACAGGTTGATGCGGGCTTTTGAAGGTGTAGATATAGTTATACATGCCGCTGCATTAAAACAAGTACCGGCAGCAGAGTATAATCCAATGGAATGTATAAAAACAAACGTTCTTGGCGCTGAAAATATAATAGAAGCAGCTTTGGATAAAGGAGTAAAAAGGGTTGTTGCATTATCTACAGATAAAGCAGCAGCGCCCATTAATCTATACGGAGCTACCAAATTATGTTCTGATAAATTATTTGTAGCAGCAAATAATATGAAAGGGAGCAGAGATATTAAATTTTCCGTAGTAAGATATGGAAATGTAATTGGGTCGAGAGGTTCAGTCGTTCCTTTTTTTCTAAATCAAAAAAAGAAGGGCTTATTGCCGATCACAGATCCTAATATGACTCGTTTCAATATATCTCTGGAAGAGGGAGTGGATCTTGTTCTTTATGCATTAGAAAATTCCTGGGGCGGTGAAATTTTTGTGCCTAAATTACCTTCATTTAAAGTAACAGATCTTGCTGAAGCTGTGGGACCGGAATGTGAGAAAAAAATTGTAGGTATCCGACCAGGCGAAAAAATACATGAAGAAATGATTACAGAAACAGATTCATTTAGTACTGTTGAATTTGATAAATATTATGTAATCAAACCATCTACTCCATTGTGGGATGAAAATGAATGGATGAAGACATTTAATGGAAAACCGGTTGAGCAAGGTTTTAAATACAGTTCAGGAAATAACAACTGGTGGTTGAATGTCGAAGAACTCAGAGGTCAGATTCGTCAACACGTGGATCCGAATTTTACAGTATAG